Below is a genomic region from Drosophila albomicans strain 15112-1751.03 chromosome 2R, ASM965048v2, whole genome shotgun sequence.
cCACAAATATTCctcatcaaatcaaatcattaaAACCCAAATCCTGTTTTTAAATCTCCCTTTCCTTAAAATCCTAACACCATTCACACAATATCCTAATAACTTTCATtcctatttataaatttattattatacaaatcgTTGTGCAcgattttaaagcaatttatgTAGTTTTTTCAGAAACGTGCATACAATTGCCAACGTGCATAGAAAACCTAATCGCACTGGTCGCCGAAAATGGTGAAGATTACGAAGATAAAATACGTTTGCATAGAAGCGAATTGCATCCGGCCTTGTGGTAAATCAGCTGCACATTTTATCATGCGCAGGGCtatttaatttagattaaaaCGAGTTCGTAAATTAGTTACAAATGGGGATGTTATTCCAATTACAGCTAAATGAGGtttgctttagtttttatttacaacttAATTGCGAGTTGGAgcattacttttaattttaactgcCAGACGAATAGAATACTCAAATAACTTTTGTTCTAATTATCAACAAATTGATAAAACCACACTGACAAACGACAACTATGGAGACTTGAATATCTAGAGAGTCCGATCTATCTTTGAGCATAGTTAAATGATACTCGAGACCTGACTCCTGCGCACATTGTACCCAAATCACACATCGTATGTAGGCCGTGAGTTGACGTCGCCTTTACGCAGACACTTGGAGGAGGATTAAAAGCCGAAGGAttctttaaaacaaaaacaaaaaaataccagtTACTCATATAATgtctttgtatattttctgCAATTGGGCACTTTTCATTGTGTTGTTTTacctttttattttgaaattttaaaataggTTTCTTTATGATAAGAGCTGCGAACAGTATCGAAGCTATCGCACACAACTCCTCGATTATGGACGCCAGCGGGCAGAGCGACAACGCGAGCAGCAGCTAAAcaaggagcaacagcagcagctatcacaacagcagcagcaaccgctgcctcaacagcagcaacaacaggagGACAATAACAGCAATTCAGCAGCGGATAAATACGACCCGGAGTCGGCAATGAGTGCCGATTTCGATTCGGATGACGAGTATATGCGAGGTATGATGGATCGCAATCGTGACAATATTAAGCGACGCATCGAATGCCGCAATGAGCTGAGCGATGAAGAGCGACGGGAGCGCGAAGAGGAGGCTGCTGCCTTGGCCGCTGATGGTGAAGGCAATGAGCTGCTCGATCAGGACGACAGAGACGAGAGAGAGacgcagcgacagcgacgaaAGAGGGAGCGCAAAAGTCGCTGGGGCGAGAAGGAGCAGCTACCGAGTAGCTCAAGTGAGTAATGTGCCATGCTCGGAGGACAATTGATAAAAGTGGCAAATAAAGattagaaaaaagaaaaaaccaaaaaaatacaaaacgaaaagcattcaatttgcatttgaattaagTTCCACTGAATGAATCTAATACTTTGGTGCCACTTTAAGCAAATGTCATCATAGCATagggcaacttgcaacttagTTCCTGGGTCAGCTACACAACCGTTCGTTCGTTCCTCTCTAGGTACTCCCACTAATTTTGGCAATCAGAACAAGCCCATACTGAGCAGCATAACACGTAGCGATCCGGCTCTACTGCAATATGCACGCCTTAATTATGGTTCCTCTCAGCTGTCGGAGGATCAATGGAAGCAGTGCGAAGAGCACTTTAAGGTCAATTTGTTGTATCAGGACATGATGCGCAAGCGTCAGGAGATTGATCGCTTAGCTCGCGGTGGCAAATTCAAGTATGAATACGATTCGGATGAGGATATTGATGGTGGCACTTGGGAGCACAAGTTGCGCACAGCCGAAATGGAGGCGACCCATTTGTGGGCGAATGCATTGACTAAACAGAGCGAGGGCAAGCACCATATTGGTGACTTTTTGCCGCCCGAAGAGCTGAAGAAATTCATGGAACAATACGAGGCAAAGAAGAGCAATAGACAACCAGATTTGAGCGATTACAAAGAGTACAAACTTAAGGAGGATAACATTGGCTTCCAAATGCTGCAAAAGCTAGGCTGGAAAGAGGGTCAAGGTCTGGGTCAAGACGGCGCTGGCATTGTCGATCCAGTCAATAAGTAATTACTAGCAATAGGGAGTTTAAGAATTTGATCTAActacttgtgtattttgtaGAGCACCACAAAGAGATGGCAATCAAGGTCTGGGAGTCAGCAGCGCTGCTCAGCCAGAAAATTGCGACAATGAGTACGATGCGTATCGTAAGCGCATGATGTTGGCCTATCGCTTTCGTCCCAACCCATTGGTAAGCCAAgcaaaagaatatataaaaagtagaaATACCAAGTGATGTTTCTCTAATTACAGAATAATCCACGACGCGCCTACTACTAGagaattattattgtataaccAATGCTTTATACTCcacatactatatttatatgccACATTTGTATCCATCAAATAATAGacaaacatatttatgtatatgttgaCTGCTGACTACAAACAAAGATTTGCTGAAGCTATTTCAACTGGATTAGATGCCACACAAGTTGTAAttgtgttgtttattattactCGATTATATTTAGACAATATGCGCATATATAACCAGTATAATTCGTTATCAACTTACAAACTAATTTGGGGGAGTTTTGGGGGCTGCTATAACGTACGTTCTAGGGACTATCAAGTTTTGGGAGTTCCGTTCCGACGTGTGTGTTGCGTGTAGTTTATATAAAAGTACATAAGTATTTCTGTTTAATAGGTGGTGGTGGCGACGCACGGAACTTTGAAACGCCTAAACgctaataatactaaattgtaCTCGAACTGGAAACGTTGCGTCGCATCGCTTAGCTTAAGAGTAGAGTGTCAGCACAGGCGTCTGGTTGCCGCGTGCCAATGCCACAGGACATTTAATATCAGACGTCAGCATCTCCAACCAGGACATGTACAAAGGTGCGGATATTGCCTCCTAGAAAATATAAGAGTATATTATGAACTGAATATGGAATAGATTTGAAGACCACCTTACCTTGCGTGGCATGGGCAACGACATGACCACCAGCGAGGCATTGGAGGAGTGCTTAACGACCAGCTCATGGATGCGCAGCTGTCGTTGCGTCTTCTCGGCCATGTTGTGCAGCTCTTCGTCGGTGATACCGAACTCGTTGCGGGCGCTGCGTCGGAAGGGTTCGATGAGTCGTTTGTGCTTCAGCATGGTGTCGTGACGCGGCTGATCCGAGACGCCCTTGAGCATAATAAGCTCTGAGTATTTAATGCGGAACTTGGTCAGCAGACTGGCCATGCTGTAAGCAAAGTAAGGCGATTAATATTCTTCGCTTAATTTGTGATAAGTTGGTAATTTACCTCTTCTCTTCCTGCTCCTCATCCTTGCCATGGCACATGGTAAACACACGCAATCTGCAGTTCTGCCAATGCGAACGCATCGAAATGATATATGGCAAAAGAATTGTCAGACCTGTTCATAACAGAAATTGTATTATAAGCGTTGGATAGACTTAAGTAAGACTAAAGTTTAAACCCACCTCCGTCATCGTACAGCCAGAAGACATCGATGGTGCCCTTGGGCTGCTTGCGTGTGAATATTGTGACTGCTTCAAGCACATTTTTCGGCACCTCGGAGCCGCCTTTGGTATGATACGTGATGGCAGCGGCATCATTGTTGGTCACCTTGTAGCTGCGGGAAGTGCGCTGCATGTTGGGCATCGGAGCGGGCTGTGGCATGGTGTATGATGAGTTGGGACTGGGACTATCCATGCTGGCCAGATTCAGGTTGGAATCAATGTGCAGCAGTTCGGAAGCAGCATTCGCCGCAGGCATCAGTTCGTTGGTAAACCCTTGGGCATTCGCTGTGTTCATGTGTCCCAGACTGCTGGGTGGAATGGTGACCTCGGGACTCAGCTCTGAGAAGTCCAGGCCATTGGGCAGACGCAGCAAGGCGACGCCCATGCGCTGAGAGAAGGCATTGCTGTAAAGGGGCGATTAGAATTGATCCCATATAAAGGATTCAATTACTTACTGCAATATAGCAAAGTAGCTCTCAACCTCCTCCTTGCGACAGCGATTCCAGTCAGGCTTGTAACCCACCAGCACGATGTTGGGTGACATTTTGCCAAAGCCTGTCGACTTGATCATCGCATTGATGCCATCCTCAATGCTAAAGCCATCAATGACATTGTAGAAGCCCTTAATCTTACGCGCATCCAAGTATTTTTGGCCATCCTTTATCAGATTGAGGCGATTCTTGTAGCCCACACGAACCTAAGTATCGGCTAAATAGTTAATATATTATAGTTGCAACGACAACTTCATTTGCTTACAGGTATTATGTTGCCCACAAACATCAGCGAATTGTTCTTCGTTAGCAGATAGCCAAAGTCAACGAGTGGTGGACGCGTCTTAGGATCACCTGAGAGGACAAGCACCTGGGGATGATAGTTTTTCACGTGATCCGAGACGTTCTGGAGTCGATGCACAGCCATGAGCGCAGCCTTGTATTGCTGAGCCTGAGTTGTGGATCCCCAGTTTGCATCCGGTTTGCGATACATCACGACCAGGTAGAGGGCAAAGATGATGCCGAAAGTTATAATGGCGGCCACGTAGTTAATGAGGAACAttattgccacacacaaagcaaagccaaacaGACTCAGCCAGGCATTGTAGTACTTAAACGTAGGTCTCCAACCCAAAGGCTTGACGAAGGCCGCATGGAAGGTGCAGAAGTTGATGAGAGCATACGAGGCCAAATAGAATGTTGAGATGAGTGGCGCAATCAGATTGAGTTCACCGATCAGCAGGAAACCGGTGGAGATCAGGAAGGTCAGCACATAGCCGCGATAGGGTTCGCCATGTTTGCCATACGGCTTGGAGAAGAAAATCAAACCCGGATAGATCTGATCGATGCCCAGAGCCTGCACCAGACGCGGCACAGACAACAGATTCGTCAGCGCCGTGCTCAACGTGGCCGCAAAGCAACCGGCATAGATAAGTGGTCCCCATAGCGACATCTCCTGCATCATTTCATAGGAATTGAACAGACCCCAGGTACAATTTTGGCTCTCAAAGCAGGGCAGCTCTGAAGCCACCAAAGTGCCATTGATAAGATCCTGCGGATTACCAGAAGCATCGCGGACAGCGGCTCCGCCAGCGAAGAGCACGAACAGCGCATACGATGTCATCGAGATGAGCAGCGACCAGAAAGTACCCTTGGGAATGGCAGCGCCAGCATCCTTCAGATCGCCGCAAATATTTGCGCCCGCCTGAATACCTGTAACGCTGGGAAAGAAGATGGCAAACACGCTGAAGAAATCGTGATCGACGCCCTCGGCATAGCGATAGTCCGACACAAAATTCTCCTTGAAGGTGTCCCCTGGGAATCAAGTGAAACAGTTAGCCACCGCAGTAAGTCTATTCAATGGGCTCTACTTACAGGAGAATCCAACGAAGCCCTTAGATATGAGTGTCTCATCACCTCGTGGTCCAATGGCGGCACCAATCAAAAAGTTGAATATGGCCAGCACAATGGTAACAATGAGAAAGTTTTGTGCCTTGGTCTCCCACTCCATGCCCACGCAGCAGATGAGGATCAGAACCAACAGCGTAACAGTGCCCACAATGCGAATATCATTGATGCCGTTATCGAATATTTTCAACCCGTTACCCTCTGAATATGGTTAAAAGATATCGTTAGTACaatattttctctctctttcttattAAGGTTTTTGTACTCACTCAACAGCACATTGAGGGACTCGCAGAAACCGATGGTGTTCATGGAGGCCGAGACGGCATtggcaaaggcaaacacaACGCCAACAGAGGCGCCAAACTCGGGTCCCAGGGAGCGGGAGATGATGAAGTAGACGCCGCCGCCCTTCACCTCGCCATTGGTACTAATGGCCGACAGCGAGAGCGTCGTTATAACACAGACCACCGCCGAGATGGCGATTATAATTAACGACCACATGATGCCGGACTCGGCGACGACCCAGCTGAGACGCAGGAACAGCATGACACCCCAAATGTTGAGTAGACATGGTATAAGGACGCCCACAATCCAGCCAAGCTTAATTTGACCGCTGGTTGGTTCCGGTTCCGTGGCATCTGGTATGGTAATGCtctaaaaaatcgaaaaaaaaaaaattattgtaaaaatatagaaacttTGTctacgaaaaatataaatatatacatttttatttaatatataacattgcttaaagtaaaacaaaacctaaggaaggaaggaatttttaaattttacattaaataaCAGAGATAAAATCGTTAGTAAACTAAGTCATAtgatttattacatttataaagtgcatttttttattctctGAACTTCTATATAATTAACGTTTCCGCATGCTTCGCTTTAATTTATAACCATTCGAAAAGTCGCACATCATCGAAGCGTCTATTAAATGGAAGTCAATAGCTTTTttataaatctatttattgTAAGATATTATTATAGacattaatattgatttatttcaatttaagtcAACTGCTTTCATTTAGATAGTTTATTGAAATCCATTGTAagctaataattaaaataattagaaaactACAATATCTCGAGTCAAATTATATCATAATATTAATGGcctaataattcaattagtttTCACATTATTCACAAAGTAATTTGTGTGCCCCGAACGtaatttgcacaaattaacCGATGATTACAATTTTCGCACATTGCTTTATTGATTTTACGATCAATTTAGCACCTTGTGACTTCGTATTGATACATTTATCTTTTCAATTATCATTGAAGAGAACAAgatgttaaaataaatgacGAAGTAAGTCGAAAAGTGGAGGCTGGATAATCgtaaatgattttaatatttgcgaTGCAAGTAAATCGAgtaattcattatttaaatgaacaaGTTATAAGAgtgaagaaatataaataattggaatgatttctatatttttttaatcaaaatgtatagaattatgacaaatttttgttaataaatagtTTCTCTGTTTTCAGGCAATTGAAAAACTTGATGGGAAAGTTTTCTACGTTTTTGAAATcgaattgcaataaaaaaattaaacgcTAAATGTACACGAAACAAGTAAACAATGCTTCAATTGATTGTCTGTGTTCATTTAATCCATTTACAATGGTGACAAATTAATAACTTTTGATGGCAATCgaaatatttttccattcGCAATTCACAAGTTgagttttgttattgtttggttacttgtatttatttgccagcTTTTTGGAGCTGTGTTCAtctattttattgtttgctcacataattgaatgtttttaaaatgtgcGATGTCAGAGAGGCGGCAAAGAAGGAGTCACCGCCACAACATTGTGTGACATCGATAGACATGGCCCATGGCCCATAAGTGTAATATACACACACCCCATTCAACTCGTGTCGTCCTTCCCCAGACAGTTGCCTAGTTACTCAGCTTGgctctgtgctctgtgctctgCTAGCTGGTGCTGTGTTCTTGTGTTCTCCTGGCTGTGGGTGGTCAATGTTGAttgtttacacatttttggcGGCGCTCAGCGActgtcagacagacagacggacagacgggcagACGGACGCACGTACTCGAAACACACCCACGAGGAAAGAGTCTCGAACCGTCAGACAACACAAGCTGTTGGACATCCAtagagacagatagacagacagacgaacagacagactcagttttctctctctttgcttgtgtgtgttggcttgTGTTCGTCAgggcaatt
It encodes:
- the LOC117575868 gene encoding SURP and G-patch domain-containing protein 1 isoform X4; amino-acid sequence: MAQRNHRIDRFAQMSKQEEIIAKKRQEILEKQRTAQLAKAVAAAQSLAAQMKTMETLLPVTTPAAAIEQDEHDEEHEKEPEEVLTTPQCAGTAEDEAGDALETENGDQTGVGVGKGRTGDDLTPKTLNSFTGKTGKITFSLKRQQLPQPNVEQPPPKVKNTFCNDGSFLENFKKILEKHEQPKPAPPIIVVPTSEENNAIDSPSGENNSPQQPIEQVVSTIATSAAAAVIATSMAGSMTVANTAPNPLAFSLPGPPPPPPPFAFNPTLLAQGPPQMPMPAFFHGHHHHPHHLLHPAAVPPPPPPPPPQLPIALANLTPIYMQLGPTQLPPEAAAMHQLNAIPQPKEFDLNAIPKPQINLEAIQIPNVTPNEQLGLLPELVTVNPPPPPPPPTQPEELPQQQQSQQQQQPQLTTPPQETCIQLPTCIENLIALVAENGEDYEDKIRLHRSELHPALWFLYDKSCEQYRSYRTQLLDYGRQRAERQREQQLNKEQQQQLSQQQQQPLPQQQQQQEDNNSNSAADKYDPESAMSADFDSDDEYMRGMMDRNRDNIKRRIECRNELSDEERREREEEAAALAADGEGNELLDQDDRDERETQRQRRKRERKSRWGEKEQLPSSSSTPTNFGNQNKPILSSITRSDPALLQYARLNYGSSQLSEDQWKQCEEHFKVNLLYQDMMRKRQEIDRLARGGKFKYEYDSDEDIDGGTWEHKLRTAEMEATHLWANALTKQSEGKHHIGDFLPPEELKKFMEQYEAKKSNRQPDLSDYKEYKLKEDNIGFQMLQKLGWKEGQGLGQDGAGIVDPVNKAPQRDGNQGLGVSSAAQPENCDNEYDAYRKRMMLAYRFRPNPLNNPRRAYY
- the LOC117575865 gene encoding bumetanide-sensitive sodium-(potassium)-chloride cotransporter — its product is MGDRFQISKVNGSANVNAAFDGEPVSANNSNSNSNNCNSNSNSNNVEHAANGPATIAADSCHAHDNHLQPKAGDGGENRRTSRLSFRGFGQFLRKSDAERKFSLAQLTKETLPRLDNYRISMRNLKRPSIGELQGEAADQSITIPDATEPEPTSGQIKLGWIVGVLIPCLLNIWGVMLFLRLSWVVAESGIMWSLIIIAISAVVCVITTLSLSAISTNGEVKGGGVYFIISRSLGPEFGASVGVVFAFANAVSASMNTIGFCESLNVLLKGNGLKIFDNGINDIRIVGTVTLLVLILICCVGMEWETKAQNFLIVTIVLAIFNFLIGAAIGPRGDETLISKGFVGFSWDTFKENFVSDYRYAEGVDHDFFSVFAIFFPSVTGIQAGANICGDLKDAGAAIPKGTFWSLLISMTSYALFVLFAGGAAVRDASGNPQDLINGTLVASELPCFESQNCTWGLFNSYEMMQEMSLWGPLIYAGCFAATLSTALTNLLSVPRLVQALGIDQIYPGLIFFSKPYGKHGEPYRGYVLTFLISTGFLLIGELNLIAPLISTFYLASYALINFCTFHAAFVKPLGWRPTFKYYNAWLSLFGFALCVAIMFLINYVAAIITFGIIFALYLVVMYRKPDANWGSTTQAQQYKAALMAVHRLQNVSDHVKNYHPQVLVLSGDPKTRPPLVDFGYLLTKNNSLMFVGNIIPVRVGYKNRLNLIKDGQKYLDARKIKGFYNVIDGFSIEDGINAMIKSTGFGKMSPNIVLVGYKPDWNRCRKEEVESYFAILHNAFSQRMGVALLRLPNGLDFSELSPEVTIPPSSLGHMNTANAQGFTNELMPAANAASELLHIDSNLNLASMDSPSPNSSYTMPQPAPMPNMQRTSRSYKVTNNDAAAITYHTKGGSEVPKNVLEAVTIFTRKQPKGTIDVFWLYDDGGLTILLPYIISMRSHWQNCRLRVFTMCHGKDEEQEEKSMASLLTKFRIKYSELIMLKGVSDQPRHDTMLKHKRLIEPFRRSARNEFGITDEELHNMAEKTQRQLRIHELVVKHSSNASLVVMSLPMPRKEAISAPLYMSWLEMLTSDIKCPVALARGNQTPVLTLYS
- the LOC117575868 gene encoding SURP and G-patch domain-containing protein 1 isoform X1; its protein translation is MAQRNHRIDRFAQMSKQEEIIAKKRQEILEKQRTAQLAKAVAAAQSLAAQMKTMETLLPVTTPAAAIEQDEHDEEHEKEPEEVLTTPQCAGTAEDEAGDALETENGDQTGVGVGKGRTGDDLTPKTLNSFTGKTGKITFSLKRQQLPQPNVEQPPPKVKNTFCNDGSFLENFKKILEKHEQPKPAPPIIVVPTSSEENNAIDSPSGENNSPQQPIEQVVSTIATSAAAAVIATSMAGSMTVANTAPNPLAFSLPGPPPPPPPFAFNPTLLAQGPPQMPMPAFFHGHHHHPHHLLHPAAVPPPPPPPPPQLPIALANLTPIYMQLGPTQLPPEAAAMHQLNAIPQPKEFDLNAIPKPQINLEAIQIPNVTPNEQLGLLPELVTVNPPPPPPPPTQPEELPQQQQSQQQQQPQLTTPPQVFSETCIQLPTCIENLIALVAENGEDYEDKIRLHRSELHPALWFLYDKSCEQYRSYRTQLLDYGRQRAERQREQQLNKEQQQQLSQQQQQPLPQQQQQQEDNNSNSAADKYDPESAMSADFDSDDEYMRGMMDRNRDNIKRRIECRNELSDEERREREEEAAALAADGEGNELLDQDDRDERETQRQRRKRERKSRWGEKEQLPSSSSTPTNFGNQNKPILSSITRSDPALLQYARLNYGSSQLSEDQWKQCEEHFKVNLLYQDMMRKRQEIDRLARGGKFKYEYDSDEDIDGGTWEHKLRTAEMEATHLWANALTKQSEGKHHIGDFLPPEELKKFMEQYEAKKSNRQPDLSDYKEYKLKEDNIGFQMLQKLGWKEGQGLGQDGAGIVDPVNKAPQRDGNQGLGVSSAAQPENCDNEYDAYRKRMMLAYRFRPNPLNNPRRAYY
- the LOC117575868 gene encoding SURP and G-patch domain-containing protein 1 isoform X2 translates to MAQRNHRIDRFAQMSKQEEIIAKKRQEILEKQRTAQLAKAVAAAQSLAAQMKTMETLLPVTTPAAAIEQDEHDEEHEKEPEEVLTTPQCAGTAEDEAGDALETENGDQTGVGVGKGRTGDDLTPKTLNSFTGKTGKITFSLKRQQLPQPNVEQPPPKVKNTFCNDGSFLENFKKILEKHEQPKPAPPIIVVPTSEENNAIDSPSGENNSPQQPIEQVVSTIATSAAAAVIATSMAGSMTVANTAPNPLAFSLPGPPPPPPPFAFNPTLLAQGPPQMPMPAFFHGHHHHPHHLLHPAAVPPPPPPPPPQLPIALANLTPIYMQLGPTQLPPEAAAMHQLNAIPQPKEFDLNAIPKPQINLEAIQIPNVTPNEQLGLLPELVTVNPPPPPPPPTQPEELPQQQQSQQQQQPQLTTPPQVFSETCIQLPTCIENLIALVAENGEDYEDKIRLHRSELHPALWFLYDKSCEQYRSYRTQLLDYGRQRAERQREQQLNKEQQQQLSQQQQQPLPQQQQQQEDNNSNSAADKYDPESAMSADFDSDDEYMRGMMDRNRDNIKRRIECRNELSDEERREREEEAAALAADGEGNELLDQDDRDERETQRQRRKRERKSRWGEKEQLPSSSSTPTNFGNQNKPILSSITRSDPALLQYARLNYGSSQLSEDQWKQCEEHFKVNLLYQDMMRKRQEIDRLARGGKFKYEYDSDEDIDGGTWEHKLRTAEMEATHLWANALTKQSEGKHHIGDFLPPEELKKFMEQYEAKKSNRQPDLSDYKEYKLKEDNIGFQMLQKLGWKEGQGLGQDGAGIVDPVNKAPQRDGNQGLGVSSAAQPENCDNEYDAYRKRMMLAYRFRPNPLNNPRRAYY
- the LOC117575868 gene encoding SURP and G-patch domain-containing protein 1 isoform X3, with translation MAQRNHRIDRFAQMSKQEEIIAKKRQEILEKQRTAQLAKAVAAAQSLAAQMKTMETLLPVTTPAAAIEQDEHDEEHEKEPEEVLTTPQCAGTAEDEAGDALETENGDQTGVGVGKGRTGDDLTPKTLNSFTGKTGKITFSLKRQQLPQPNVEQPPPKVKNTFCNDGSFLENFKKILEKHEQPKPAPPIIVVPTSSEENNAIDSPSGENNSPQQPIEQVVSTIATSAAAAVIATSMAGSMTVANTAPNPLAFSLPGPPPPPPPFAFNPTLLAQGPPQMPMPAFFHGHHHHPHHLLHPAAVPPPPPPPPPQLPIALANLTPIYMQLGPTQLPPEAAAMHQLNAIPQPKEFDLNAIPKPQINLEAIQIPNVTPNEQLGLLPELVTVNPPPPPPPPTQPEELPQQQQSQQQQQPQLTTPPQETCIQLPTCIENLIALVAENGEDYEDKIRLHRSELHPALWFLYDKSCEQYRSYRTQLLDYGRQRAERQREQQLNKEQQQQLSQQQQQPLPQQQQQQEDNNSNSAADKYDPESAMSADFDSDDEYMRGMMDRNRDNIKRRIECRNELSDEERREREEEAAALAADGEGNELLDQDDRDERETQRQRRKRERKSRWGEKEQLPSSSSTPTNFGNQNKPILSSITRSDPALLQYARLNYGSSQLSEDQWKQCEEHFKVNLLYQDMMRKRQEIDRLARGGKFKYEYDSDEDIDGGTWEHKLRTAEMEATHLWANALTKQSEGKHHIGDFLPPEELKKFMEQYEAKKSNRQPDLSDYKEYKLKEDNIGFQMLQKLGWKEGQGLGQDGAGIVDPVNKAPQRDGNQGLGVSSAAQPENCDNEYDAYRKRMMLAYRFRPNPLNNPRRAYY